One window of Mucilaginibacter inviolabilis genomic DNA carries:
- a CDS encoding fimbrillin family protein, whose translation MRIKSLKIPAFALLLMFVGACKKDNKKDVPGVGQAEVQFSSTISGQIKTKAVNDSWEANDAIGVFMKTGTGLSNVLAANKSYMTTGDGTFKASSTDQTIYYPEDGSKADFIAYYPYKQSLTDANYPVNVTDQSAQGAIDLMYANNATGLSKTNTNAQLVFVHQLSKIQITVKNGVGVADLNGLRTTISGLKTTANFALATGFLSGQGQVSDIQAKTSVQNGLTVAEAIVLPTTDETGIKVVFVLNAKTYTWTLPAGTTFEQGKKYTYEVELQGAGGNSGIAASLNAIITNWTDTPSGSYSLDQETGSSNPPQTSAYMETPLITTDNNMTYIFHNSPDNANVRDYAMLYDKRYKMAYWVAYPLHASYIGGSGRTDAWAFDPSLPQSQQVDLSSSFGNGYDRGHQIPSGDRTASRTLNQTTFYYTNMTAQISSMNQGIWENLESQVRTWMSKGDTLYVVTGASIKTATDATINYAKGSAIPKYYYKALALKKGDVYYTIGFKINNAIIPSPLTYNSFRISVSDLEKETGFTFFPKLSTTVKTTIDNTIWN comes from the coding sequence ATGCGTATTAAATCCTTAAAAATTCCTGCTTTTGCACTGCTGTTGATGTTCGTCGGTGCCTGTAAAAAAGACAACAAAAAAGATGTGCCTGGCGTCGGCCAGGCCGAAGTTCAATTCTCATCTACCATCAGTGGTCAGATCAAGACCAAGGCGGTAAACGATTCCTGGGAAGCTAATGATGCTATCGGGGTGTTTATGAAAACCGGTACCGGATTAAGTAATGTTTTAGCCGCCAACAAATCTTATATGACCACTGGCGATGGTACATTCAAAGCATCTTCGACAGACCAGACCATTTATTATCCCGAAGACGGCAGCAAGGCCGATTTCATTGCTTATTATCCCTATAAGCAAAGCTTAACCGACGCCAATTACCCGGTTAATGTAACCGACCAATCGGCACAGGGAGCTATTGACCTGATGTACGCCAATAATGCGACAGGCTTGAGCAAAACCAACACCAACGCACAACTTGTTTTTGTACACCAGTTATCTAAAATTCAGATTACTGTAAAAAACGGTGTTGGCGTTGCTGATCTGAATGGTCTGAGAACAACCATCTCTGGTTTAAAAACCACTGCCAATTTTGCTTTGGCTACAGGATTTCTAAGTGGTCAGGGCCAGGTATCCGATATCCAGGCCAAAACCAGTGTCCAGAACGGGCTCACTGTAGCGGAGGCCATTGTGCTCCCGACTACAGATGAAACTGGTATTAAAGTAGTTTTTGTATTGAATGCCAAAACCTATACCTGGACCTTACCTGCGGGTACCACCTTTGAACAGGGCAAGAAATACACTTACGAAGTGGAGTTACAGGGAGCTGGCGGCAATAGTGGTATCGCCGCATCATTGAATGCGATTATCACCAACTGGACAGATACCCCCTCAGGCAGCTATTCTTTAGATCAGGAAACAGGAAGCTCAAATCCTCCGCAAACTTCTGCCTATATGGAAACACCGTTAATTACTACGGATAATAATATGACCTATATCTTCCATAATTCGCCTGACAATGCAAACGTGCGGGATTATGCGATGCTTTATGACAAACGTTATAAAATGGCTTATTGGGTGGCTTATCCCCTGCATGCTTCCTACATCGGCGGCTCCGGAAGAACAGACGCCTGGGCATTTGATCCATCCCTTCCCCAAAGCCAACAAGTAGACCTGAGCAGCTCCTTTGGTAATGGTTATGACCGCGGACACCAGATTCCAAGCGGTGACCGAACCGCATCCAGGACGTTGAATCAGACCACTTTTTATTATACCAATATGACGGCCCAGATATCTTCGATGAACCAGGGTATTTGGGAAAACCTGGAATCGCAGGTACGTACCTGGATGAGCAAGGGTGATACTCTATATGTGGTGACCGGTGCTTCTATCAAAACAGCTACCGATGCTACCATCAATTATGCGAAGGGTTCGGCTATACCGAAATATTACTATAAAGCTCTGGCCCTCAAGAAAGGCGATGTGTACTACACCATAGGTTTTAAGATCAACAACGCAATCATCCCGTCGCCTCTTACTTACAACAGTTTCCGCATCAGTGTAAGTGACCTTGAAAAAGAAACAGGCTTTACTTTTTTCCCAAAACTTTCTACAACAGTAAAAACAACGATCGATAACACAATCTGGAATTAA
- a CDS encoding fimbrillin family protein, with protein MKKQNILLATTVSLLILGSSCKKENKHEGGNPTGSKAVQFTASINGQIKTKASNDQWGAGDTIGVFMKTGTGLSNVLAANKSYSTTGDGAFTPSKTDQTIYYPENGTVDFIAYYPFKQILSGNTYPVDVTKQANQSAIDLLYSNNATGLSKTSTLANLVFAHQLSKIEFTVKNGAGVADLNGLTVSLAGQNAKANFDLAAGTLSNTTATADISAKTTTQTGSVLAEAIVLPTADASGKVVTFSLPAGQFKLTLPAGTKYEQGKKYTYDIELKNGSAGTPVAAAISATITNWTNVPSGSYTVGQDSTANPPAGTEEVLFTETFGTGSASTKPKVSAYSGWANPSWTFSDSFGTADLRTISAYPDNIHLWLPATKDASLKIENIQITGYTKLKLKYDLAPNAASASSVTDVNVISVKVNGISITVPSRQLTNADNNKFVTVELSNITASATNTIEFMGSAATNTLGMRLDNLVVIGVK; from the coding sequence ATGAAAAAACAAAACATCCTGCTGGCAACAACCGTATCGCTGCTCATTCTGGGCAGTTCATGCAAAAAGGAGAACAAACACGAAGGTGGCAATCCAACCGGTTCTAAGGCGGTGCAATTCACAGCTTCTATCAATGGTCAGATCAAAACCAAAGCATCGAATGATCAATGGGGTGCTGGCGATACGATCGGCGTATTTATGAAGACAGGTACCGGCCTGAGCAACGTGCTTGCGGCTAACAAATCTTATTCAACTACCGGTGACGGGGCATTTACGCCATCAAAAACAGATCAGACCATTTATTATCCTGAAAACGGAACGGTAGACTTCATCGCCTACTATCCATTCAAACAAATCCTTTCGGGCAATACCTATCCGGTTGACGTGACTAAACAGGCTAATCAGAGCGCTATCGACCTGCTTTATTCGAATAACGCAACTGGTTTAAGCAAAACCAGTACACTTGCTAACCTGGTATTTGCACACCAATTATCAAAAATCGAATTCACTGTTAAAAATGGTGCAGGTGTAGCCGATCTGAATGGTCTGACTGTAAGCCTGGCGGGGCAAAATGCCAAAGCTAATTTCGATCTGGCAGCCGGTACATTATCAAATACAACAGCAACTGCCGATATCAGTGCAAAAACCACTACTCAGACCGGCTCTGTTCTGGCCGAAGCTATTGTGCTGCCAACAGCAGATGCCAGTGGTAAGGTAGTTACCTTCAGTCTTCCTGCTGGTCAGTTCAAATTGACCTTACCTGCAGGCACCAAGTATGAGCAAGGAAAAAAATACACTTATGATATTGAGTTAAAGAATGGATCGGCGGGTACTCCGGTTGCTGCAGCCATATCGGCAACAATTACCAACTGGACCAATGTGCCATCCGGATCTTATACCGTAGGCCAGGATTCGACAGCTAATCCACCAGCAGGTACAGAGGAAGTATTGTTTACCGAAACTTTTGGTACCGGTTCGGCAAGTACTAAACCAAAAGTTAGTGCTTATAGCGGCTGGGCAAATCCAAGCTGGACTTTCAGCGACAGTTTTGGCACCGCTGATTTACGCACTATCAGTGCTTATCCAGACAATATACATTTATGGCTTCCGGCTACTAAGGATGCTTCATTGAAAATCGAAAACATACAGATTACAGGTTACACTAAGCTGAAACTTAAATATGATCTGGCCCCTAATGCGGCCTCGGCATCATCGGTTACAGACGTGAATGTGATTAGCGTTAAAGTGAACGGTATAAGCATCACTGTTCCTAGTCGCCAGCTTACCAACGCAGACAATAATAAATTTGTAACTGTCGAATTAAGTAACATTACTGCTTCAGCAACCAACACCATCGAATTTATGGGGTCGGCGGCTACCAATACCTTAGGTATGCGCCTGGATAATCTGGTGGTTATCGGCGTGAAATAA
- a CDS encoding TonB-dependent receptor — translation MRKFLLLSLLCFFTTMHVFAQVTSSSMSGTIKDDKNVTLPGATVKATHLPSGTVYAVITNKDGLFSIPGMRTGGPYKVEISFIGFSKSTYTDITLQLGQPYILNSNMSATGVELQVVTVKGTKRLATARTGASTSIDRKSIETLPTFSRSITDFTRLSPQASGSSFAGRDPRYNSITVDGANLNNTFGTSNDLLPGGGTQPISIEAYDEISINVAPFDVKQSGFTGAGVYATTKSGTNTFHGSAYTYYKNQSFNGNNIGDNYIGNNVAKASTKIYGFTLGGPIIKNKLFFFGNFEKENSTSPGINYSPKGGSGNGTIAGTPVADLVKVSDYLRTKFGYETGAYDNFDAFKPKNTKYLLKLDWNINDKNKLTVKYSYLNATSDQQINAGSTPNNAAYSFTNSTGGTTTRGTGGLPNNRYSNQSIAFANSNYGFINKITTGTAELNSSISPKLSNQLLLTFKRYDNPRTSKGDIFPTIDIFNGQGNNYITAGSDPYTKYNEVIDNTTSLYDNVTYYAGKHTITGGINYEYQRIGNSYMPGAAGSYIYNSLDDFLNDRAPIQFTYNYSLVPGQDKVFAANLKVGTLSLYAQDEYTVNSNFKITYGLRADKSIYLQNPIENPQMTALLLPDANGNMKSYSSGLWPKSRIMLSPRIGFRASFLDDNSLVFRGGMGIFTGRVPYVFLTNGPSNSGMYNFGGVATAEQLKTIKLNRDPSTYASLFPQSAGTAIQSTTVLIDRNFKFPQIFRVNAALEKNLGNGFTATFEGLYTKDINATRMRNANLKAPTGVLIEGDQSRVRYVGTGANGLVTANDRLIYPNINTAVILENTNKGYAASATAQLTKRFENGLFASASYTYTKAQEAFSTAGSTAASVWASTTNVGTSNDIELGNTPNFVPHRVVAYASYRFNYLDHAATTIGLFYQGSAQGFGGYSYTVNGDLNGDGNGSSDLMYIPKKASELTFASYTATVNGVVYTFTPQQQAAALEQFINNTPYLKKHRGQYAQRNAAYFPWYNRIDANLLQDFYFTTGKNNQRHTLQLSAVVQNLPNLLSKYWGIQKQATYTSPLTYTSIDNNGVPSYNMRQLNGQLVNTPFVDATSGTTWSLLIGAKYIF, via the coding sequence ATGAGGAAATTTTTACTTCTCTCCTTACTCTGCTTTTTTACCACGATGCATGTTTTTGCACAGGTAACGTCCAGCAGCATGTCGGGGACAATCAAAGACGACAAGAATGTCACATTACCAGGTGCAACCGTAAAAGCAACGCATTTACCTTCAGGAACAGTTTATGCTGTAATCACCAACAAAGATGGGTTATTCAGTATTCCGGGCATGCGTACCGGTGGCCCATACAAGGTTGAAATATCTTTTATAGGTTTCAGCAAATCAACCTATACCGATATTACACTACAATTAGGACAGCCTTATATTTTAAATTCAAACATGTCTGCAACCGGTGTGGAATTACAGGTTGTAACCGTTAAGGGTACTAAGCGTTTAGCAACTGCACGTACAGGCGCAAGTACCAGTATTGATAGAAAATCAATCGAAACTTTGCCTACATTTTCGCGTAGTATTACCGATTTTACCCGTTTATCACCACAGGCAAGCGGTAGCAGTTTTGCCGGTCGCGATCCAAGGTATAACAGTATAACAGTTGACGGAGCCAACCTGAACAACACCTTTGGTACCTCTAATGACTTGTTACCCGGCGGCGGCACTCAGCCAATCTCTATAGAAGCTTATGATGAGATTTCAATAAATGTTGCTCCTTTTGATGTGAAACAATCGGGCTTTACAGGAGCCGGGGTGTATGCTACCACTAAAAGCGGTACTAATACCTTCCATGGTTCTGCGTATACCTATTACAAAAACCAGTCGTTTAACGGTAACAATATCGGCGATAACTACATCGGTAATAACGTAGCCAAAGCCAGCACTAAAATTTACGGCTTTACCTTAGGCGGTCCAATCATTAAAAACAAATTGTTCTTCTTCGGTAACTTCGAAAAGGAAAATTCAACTTCACCAGGTATCAACTATTCACCCAAAGGAGGTTCTGGTAATGGCACCATTGCCGGTACACCCGTTGCAGATTTAGTTAAAGTATCTGATTACCTGAGAACTAAATTCGGTTATGAGACCGGTGCTTACGACAATTTTGATGCATTTAAGCCAAAAAACACCAAGTACCTGTTAAAACTGGATTGGAACATCAATGACAAAAATAAGCTGACAGTTAAATATAGCTATTTAAACGCTACGAGCGATCAGCAGATAAATGCTGGCAGCACGCCAAACAATGCTGCTTATTCGTTCACCAATAGTACTGGTGGAACTACAACACGTGGTACCGGTGGTTTACCAAACAATCGCTACAGCAATCAATCAATTGCCTTCGCCAATTCAAATTACGGATTTATCAATAAGATAACTACCGGAACTGCAGAGTTAAACAGCTCAATCAGTCCTAAATTATCAAACCAGTTATTGTTAACCTTTAAAAGGTACGATAATCCAAGAACATCTAAAGGTGACATATTCCCAACCATAGACATCTTTAATGGTCAGGGTAATAACTACATTACCGCAGGTTCTGATCCGTATACCAAATACAACGAGGTTATTGATAATACAACCAGTTTATATGACAACGTAACCTATTACGCAGGTAAGCATACCATTACAGGTGGTATTAACTATGAGTATCAGCGTATTGGTAACTCCTATATGCCTGGTGCAGCGGGTTCATATATCTATAACTCATTAGATGATTTTCTAAATGATCGCGCACCAATCCAATTTACCTATAACTACTCACTGGTACCCGGACAGGATAAAGTATTTGCTGCTAACTTAAAAGTGGGTACGCTAAGTTTATATGCTCAGGACGAGTATACGGTAAACAGTAATTTCAAAATTACTTATGGTTTACGCGCAGATAAAAGTATTTACCTGCAAAATCCAATAGAAAACCCGCAAATGACAGCGTTATTGTTGCCGGATGCCAATGGTAACATGAAATCTTATAGCTCTGGTTTATGGCCAAAGTCAAGAATAATGTTATCACCAAGAATTGGATTCAGAGCAAGCTTCCTGGATGATAACTCACTAGTGTTCCGTGGTGGAATGGGTATTTTTACCGGCAGGGTTCCTTATGTGTTTTTAACCAATGGCCCAAGCAACAGCGGTATGTATAACTTTGGCGGCGTTGCTACAGCAGAACAGCTAAAAACCATTAAATTAAACCGCGATCCAAGTACTTATGCCTCCTTGTTCCCGCAGTCGGCAGGTACAGCAATCCAATCGACGACAGTGTTAATCGACCGTAATTTCAAGTTCCCGCAAATTTTCAGGGTTAACGCCGCTTTAGAGAAAAATCTGGGTAATGGTTTTACCGCAACTTTTGAAGGTTTATATACTAAAGATATCAACGCAACCCGCATGCGTAATGCAAACCTTAAAGCGCCTACCGGTGTCCTTATCGAAGGTGATCAATCAAGGGTACGTTATGTGGGAACAGGCGCTAACGGCTTGGTTACTGCCAATGACCGTCTAATTTATCCTAACATCAATACCGCGGTAATATTAGAAAACACGAATAAAGGTTACGCTGCCTCTGCCACAGCACAGTTAACCAAAAGATTTGAAAACGGCCTGTTTGCTTCTGCATCTTATACCTACACCAAGGCCCAGGAGGCATTTAGTACCGCAGGCTCAACAGCAGCCAGTGTTTGGGCTTCTACTACAAATGTAGGCACCAGTAACGATATAGAACTTGGCAACACACCAAACTTTGTACCTCATCGTGTGGTTGCTTATGCATCTTACAGATTTAACTATCTTGATCATGCTGCTACCACTATCGGTTTATTCTACCAGGGATCAGCACAAGGTTTCGGAGGTTACAGCTATACCGTTAATGGTGATTTGAACGGAGACGGAAACGGATCTTCAGACCTGATGTACATTCCTAAAAAGGCGAGCGAGTTAACTTTTGCTTCTTACACAGCTACTGTAAACGGTGTGGTATATACTTTTACGCCTCAACAACAAGCCGCTGCTCTGGAGCAGTTTATCAACAATACTCCTTATCTGAAAAAACACAGAGGTCAGTACGCTCAAAGAAACGCAGCTTATTTCCCTTGGTATAACCGTATAGATGCCAATTTACTACAGGACTTCTATTTTACTACCGGTAAAAATAACCAGAGACATACCTTGCAATTAAGTGCCGTTGTACAAAACCTGCCTAACTTATTGAGTAAATACTGGGGCATACAAAAGCAAGCTACTTATACCAGCCCACTTACTTATACCAGTATTGATAACAATGGCGTACCAAGTTATAACATGCGCCAGTTAAACGGACAATTGGTAAATACACCATTTGTTGATGCTACCTCTGGTACAACATGGAGTTTATTAATTGGTGCCAAGTATATTTTTTAA